Genomic DNA from Niabella ginsenosidivorans:
ATGATTGCCTCAGGACGACATTTTTCCCGGCTGCGTACGGCAAAATTGAAAAGTTTAAACAAGTTCAGGAACAATGCAATGTGCAGTGAGTAATACAACTCCGGAATATTCGTCCGGGGGATCATTTTTTTGGTTGATTTTTTAAGTAATGAGCGTTGAAGAAACGGGTAAACAGGTACCACCCCCACCTGCGGGGTACCCACGGGCACCTGAAATCCGGGGCCGTGCAGCTTTTACCTGCGCGCGCGAAGCAAAAACCTGAATTTTTGAAACTTTTTTCTCAGGCAGGCCACCTCCACAGGTGGACAACCCCACCCTTCTGCCTTCAGCGTCGAAGGTTAAAGGGTACCCCGGGGTATAAAAAAAGCTTTGCGCGCGCGGCTTTCAGGTAGGCTGGCAAAGCTTTTTGCTGCAACGCCGGAGGTTTTTGCTTCGGCGGTTTAGGTATTGGGTGGGTATGGGGTGCTTTTAAGTAGGCAGGGTAGGCTTTAAGGTACCTATGTATAACCGGGTGGTGGGTACGCTGCTGCCGGTGGACTGAGAAGCGGCTGTCCCGGGCCTGTAAAGTAGGTGCCCACCTGTCCTCCTTGTTCTACCAATGCAGGTACCTGCACCACCCGCCCGGCGGATTTTGCTAATCGTAAAAGAGTAAGTATTTTCGAAAAAACTGCTCCATGAAAATAGTTACAAAACTTTCTGAAAGCGACATTATCCAATTTGGTTTTTACGTCCTTTATAGAAAATGGGTTATGAAAATCGTTACAGGGCTGATGATTTTAACGGTACTCTTTTCACTCTTGTTTCCGGAAATAGTAAAACCGGATATGCCAAACGTGTTTCTATTTCCATTCATCTTCCTGGTTGTGCTCCCTGTTTTTGTATATGTAGCGTCTAAAAGGGATTTTAAGAATAATCGCCGGATGCATGAACAGGTAGAATATGTTTTTGACGATCAAAACCTGGTTATTAACGGGGAATCATTTAATATGACCATGACCTGGGATAAGATTTTCAGGGTTACTAAAACCAAAAGGTGGATACTTTTTTGGCAAACCCGGAATATGGCAAGCCTGGTGCCGTTGAAAGACATTTCAGCAGGCGACATGCTCCTGTTAAAAAAAATACTTAATGAACGTGGTGTAAAAAATAACCTATAATAAAAGATTGTATTGTATATGCTTGGTCTCCAATATACATACACTGCCTGCCAGGCAGATGCGCAAATTGGAAAGCAACCGCTGGAGTAATCAAACGAACTAAAAAGCCAAAAGACGCCAAAGCAATTCTAAATTTGTTCATTACGCCGATCTAAAAATTAAGAGTAATTAATGAAACAAACATCTATCCTTGTAATCCTTATATTTTATTTTTTTGCATCCGGCTATGCGCAGGTTGCATTTAAAGTAATTAACGGGATAACCAAACAACCGGTCAAAGAAGAAACCTGCAGCATTATAAAGGATGGAGATGCCCTGGCAGATATTGACGTAACGGATAGCCTGGGCGTCTTTACACCGCGGATCGTGCCGGATAGTAATGCCACCTATCAGTTATGGATTGATGCAGAAGGTTTCAGATCTTTAAAAAAAGAAATAGATTTACGTTCCAATAAGGTTTATACAATTTTTATTTTCCCTGATAAAAAAGCGATTCAAAAAATACCTGGTTACAGTTACGGTGGTTGTTCTACTGTTGAGTTTGGGGATTATGAACCCGGGACGCCGGAATCGCTTACTGATCTGCCGGATAGCATCCGGGAAAAACTGGAAAAACATTTACTAAACCGGTTGGGTAAAAAGTTCTATTCAAAGCTAAAGCTCAATGGCGGGCAAATTGTTGATCTGGACAGATTATATATAGTAAACCCCAGGGCCAGGTATTACCAGTGGGTGCCTTATAGCTATTATTTATGCTTTTCGTTTCAGGCTCCGGAAAAAGGAATCGGGTTATACACCGCCAAAATCGTTCTTGATAAAAATGGAAATATTGCAAAGGAAATAGAACTGCCGGATATTAGTTCTCACCCGGAAAAGGCGAATATAATAGCACGCAAATCCGCATTACTAATTGCAAAAAAGAGCGGTTTTACTGAAAAGACGGGTAAAATAACGTTGGATTATAGTTCGGACGCAGGTTCATTAACCTGGTGTTTTGAACGAACCATTAAGGACAACGGGCTTACTTTTGTGCGGGAAACGCTGAAGATTGATGCGCATAACGGAAAAGTACTGGGAATAAGTAACTCACATGGAATACGATAACCCCGTTTGTGCTGCACCAATACAGGTACACCGCCAGCCCGGTAAATGCGCAAATTGGGTAAGGGCGAATGCGCTTACGGGTTCCCGTAAAAATATGCTTTGTGCAGAAAATATATTTGCCTAAACCGCCGTAGAGGATTTTTTATAAATTGTAAAAATTGAGTATATTAGCAAAACAACCATTTGTAAAAATTGAAACTGCTAAAGCACAAATGCCAGAACGGTTGCGGAAAAAATAAATTTTTAACTAATAAAAGCGATGGCATGGCCCGTGTGTAAGCGTTTACAAACGACTATAAACGTTAGTAATTGCGATAATCGGCGAGTTGGGCGTAATTATAGAACGACCAAAGCACTAAAAAAGTAAGACAAAATAAAATGAAAATATTTTTAAGTTGGTCAGGTGACCTAAGTCATAAAATTGCCATAGAATTCAGGGAATGGCTACCTTTTGTTATTCAATCAGTAGAACCTTATGTTTCTTCAGAAGACATAGATAAGGGTTCTAGGTGGAGTATTGACATTGCTAAAGAGTTAGAAAATTCTTCTTTTGGCATTTTATGTGTGACACCATTAAATATCGACGCGCCTTGGTTAAATTTTGAAGCGGGCGCATTATCAAAAGCCTTTAGTACTAGCAATGTTTCACCTTTTTTATTTGGTTTGAAACCTTCTGACCTAAAGAAAAGCCCTTTGCTACAGTTTCAATCAACATTGTATGATAAGAAAGATCTATTAAAACTTGTCTTGAGTATAAACAATGTTCTTGGAAAAGATAAACTTGATGAAGCAAAGCTGAAAATGACATTTGACGTTTGGTACGAACAGCTAAAATCAAAACTTGACCCAATACTAAAGGAAGCAACAACCAACAAGGCTAATGCTAAAACACAAGATAAAATTGAAACGAAATCTAATGAAGCTGTTGAAGAAATATTGGAACTAACGAGAGAACAATTTAAGATATTACGAAATCCAGAAGCTATATTACCACCACAATATATTTCTTACATATTAAAAGAGTTTAGTCCAAATTTTAAAATTGATACCAAGATTGCGAGGGATTTAGATTTTGGGTTTAAGAATTTGAAAATGGCAATTTCAAAATTGCCAGAAGAAGTAATGACAGAAAATCTAGATTTAGACAGAGCACTAATGCGATTAGAAAGAGCAATTATTTACCTAATTGAAAATTATAAAAGAAGACCGACACGAAGTTTATTCGAAGAATAACTACGCCCGACATAAGTGTTTAGGAAAGGTGGGCTGACATATAAATTCTCAACTTTTGGATCGATATTTTCCGACCTTTATAGATATCCTGACCGTAGATGACAATAATTTATAAATTCTATGAGCTTAAACATATTTGAAATATGGGATGGCATAGGACGTCAGACTCCGTTTGCTGTAAGACGTGACCATTGGGGCGAAGAACAACATGCAGTTGTTGAAAGGATTGAATGTGAAAAGTTACCTTATGGAAAGGCTTTCGGCTATCCGGTAGTTAACGGACAAAATTCAGATCGTTTCGAGTATGATGAACAATGGCGTAATGAAAAATTAATTCCATGCTGTGGGTGTTACCAATGGACATTTATTGAAGATGCCGAAATAAACAAAGACAAAAAATTATCAGACCAGTATCGAAAACGTTTAAATAAGGCTTTGTCTATTTTCTCAAAGTTGACCTTTGGTAAGCATAAGGGATATACAGTTGAGCAAGCATTTCTTCAAAACAATCAGTATATTGAATGGGCATTACTGAATGTTGAAAAATTCTGTTTAACAAAGGAGGCGATACATTTATTGGAGGGAATGGTAGCAGGGTTTAAGTTTCCTGATCAAATAAAAAGAATAAATGATCAGAAGTTATTGCTGTGTTTAAAAGAGTAATGGTCAAAAATAACAGTCACAAATATCGCATTGGCAATAGGTTGGCTAACATCAAAACTTTCACCTACAAATTCATTCCTCAAACTCAAACTCAAAATCCAACAGCTTTTTGGGATGCAATTTCATTGCCAAAGCTAAAGC
This window encodes:
- a CDS encoding TIR domain-containing protein, whose translation is MKIFLSWSGDLSHKIAIEFREWLPFVIQSVEPYVSSEDIDKGSRWSIDIAKELENSSFGILCVTPLNIDAPWLNFEAGALSKAFSTSNVSPFLFGLKPSDLKKSPLLQFQSTLYDKKDLLKLVLSINNVLGKDKLDEAKLKMTFDVWYEQLKSKLDPILKEATTNKANAKTQDKIETKSNEAVEEILELTREQFKILRNPEAILPPQYISYILKEFSPNFKIDTKIARDLDFGFKNLKMAISKLPEEVMTENLDLDRALMRLERAIIYLIENYKRRPTRSLFEE
- a CDS encoding YcxB family protein; its protein translation is MKIVTGLMILTVLFSLLFPEIVKPDMPNVFLFPFIFLVVLPVFVYVASKRDFKNNRRMHEQVEYVFDDQNLVINGESFNMTMTWDKIFRVTKTKRWILFWQTRNMASLVPLKDISAGDMLLLKKILNERGVKNNL
- a CDS encoding exodeoxyribonuclease X C-terminal domain-containing protein, which encodes MSLNIFEIWDGIGRQTPFAVRRDHWGEEQHAVVERIECEKLPYGKAFGYPVVNGQNSDRFEYDEQWRNEKLIPCCGCYQWTFIEDAEINKDKKLSDQYRKRLNKALSIFSKLTFGKHKGYTVEQAFLQNNQYIEWALLNVEKFCLTKEAIHLLEGMVAGFKFPDQIKRINDQKLLLCLKE